GTTCTGTCCCGTTTTGAATCCACGCGGTAATATCGTTCGTTAATTGGGCGAGTATTTGATGCAAAAGGACATTCAAGAGAACCGCGGCCGCCCAGGTAATAAGATCTTGCGCTTTCTTCCAAATAGTCCAAGCCGCTATTGTTTTTAAAGAAAGATCGGACAATTTGTCGTACGAGCTTTTGATATAATTCCACACATTGTCCAATACGGTTTGGAAGACGGTTGTCCATGACAATGACTCGGTATTTGTAACGGGTATTGCCGCCGCTTTTTTAGGAATAAGAAAAACTGCTCCCATTACTGAAAAAAGCAAGCAAACAATTAAAGCTGTGGAAGTAAATTTTTGTAAAATTGTTTTTTGAAAAAATATCATTTTTGACGACTTTCTAAATCTACCACTATCTCCTCAATCAAACTGCGTAAGTTTTTAGCAGTTTCTTCAAATTTTTTCAAAATAAGTATTCCCTTAAGAGGGTCTTTTTCATGTTCAGGAATATGCTGATAAACTTTAGACATTGACCAAAAAACAGAAAGCGTCTTTTTGTGAATATCAACCCAGTCCAAAGGAATTGGCTCGTTTAATATTGCTTGGTATGATTGTAAATAACTTTCCGCCAAGCAATCAGCTCCCTCAAAATTATTTGTTTCAATAAATTTTTGAATAATATCGGCATCGTCCCCAATGCTTACTATTGGGCATTTCACGATATCTTTTGTCCTGTCTTGAAGTCGTCCGGCATAATTGCGAATAGCGTCTAAATTATTCTCTTTTGTGGTTTGGAATTCAAAACCTTCCTTTTGGTAAGAAGGGATAAACTCTGATAAAAAATTAGCGGAGGATTTTCGTAGGGCTTTAGCGACATTTTCATCTGCCGCTTCTTCAACTGTTTTTTCTAACAAAGCGAGATCTTGAATATTGGGCAAACCAAAAGAATCATTGCTCATTTGTTTGCCTATAAGATAAGTCAACATTTGGCTTAAATTTCCAGGGTCTGGTCTTTCCATTTTTTTGCTGTCGCTTTTATCCGCGCTCGCTAATTTATCATCAGGCGCTTTTTTGAGTGGGTCGTATCCGGAGGCAACTTCTTCTCCGTCCGAATAACCGTCTCCATCCGTATCTGGATTGCGAGGGTCTGTTTTATGAATTTTTTCTTCCCAGTCATCTAACCCGTCATGGTCTGGGTCATTAGTCATGCTTTCAGCGCTTAAATTTTGGGTGATAAGTTGTTCAAGAAAATTAGCCCGGCTTGATTTGCTTTTCAAAACCAAATATCCGCCGACGGATATGCCCGCTAGCAATGTCAAAACGACCGCAATGATATAAAACTTTCTTTTAAACTGGTTCATTGATAGTATTATACAATACTTTACAGCATTTCCCAAGTTCGTTCTTTTTACTTATCCACAGCGTGACAAGGAAAAATTCATTTTTGGGTCGCGGGGCTTGACAAAACATTGCTCTTGCGGTTATAATAAGGAAAATAAATTTTCTTTAACATTTTACATAAGGAGGCGGAGACAATGGATAGATTAATAAAAAGATTTTCGTTTTTAGTTTTTTTGGCGCTTTTGCCTTTAGTAATAACGGGCTGCGCTGAAACACTTCTTGCCACCAGTTTGGGAGTAGCCGCGTGGCAAGGACATCGGATAGAAACTGATGCTGACGCGGAAGATGTGGCTAAAGTCGACATAGATCAGACCGAAACGGCGGCGATGGCGGTTGCTGAAGAAATGGGAATTACCATATCAGGAAGAGAACAGGAAAAAATAGGAGAAGTTTTGCTTATCGGAAGTTCGCCTCGTCATGAGAAAGTTCATATTATCCTTTCGTCGTTTTCTAATAAAATGACGAAAGTTCAAGCCAGGGCGAGAAAAAGCAAAATAGGTATCCCTTTTACTCGTAACAAGGACTATACTTACGCGGAAGAAATCGTTAAAGCGATTAAGGAAAAATGTCGCGGTGGAACAATCGCTAATAAAGGCGATTCTGATGTTGTTGACGCAGTCACAGGGGCGACAATTCAAATCAGCAATATCCGCGAAGGACCGGGCGCGAATTACAAAATTGTCGCGGTCGCGCCGAAGGGCGCCGAGTTAATTTTCCTCAATGAAGAGGGAAATTGGCTAAAAGTTAAATTAGTAAAAACTGGACGAATCGGGTATATTTACAATACTCTTGTTCGTCCAAACGGGATTTAATGGAATCGGTTAATAGGCGCTGGGATTCAAAAAAATCATCCCAGCGCTTTTTCATTTTCTATTTTTCTTGACATATTCATTAAAATACTGTATGACTAAACCAGTAACTTAACAACTAAACTTAAGAAAAGGGGGTATAGATATGAAAAGATTAAGATTTTTGACAATAGCAGCAATAGTGGCAATGGCGCTTTTCCCAATTTATTGTTTCGCGGGAGGTCTCCCCTCCCCAAAGCCGGGGATGGTTATTATCGCGAACGCGACAAAAGCAGATAGAGAAATATGGCTTTTCGCTGGCTCTTACGGCGTTGACGACCTAAAGACCTGCGACGAAAGAGGGAATCAGGTCTTTGCTGTTTCTCCTTTGAAATTGCTTCAAATAGGAGGAAGAGACCTTATCTTCAAGTCGGAGGAAATTATTTCTCCCCAAACGCGAGGACAATGGAGGAGTAATTTCATTCTTCCTTGTAGTTATATGAGATTTAAGGGCGGCAAAATGGCGAGTCAAACGGCTGTTGTTTATCTCAAGCCGAACAGTCGCTATACTCTTTATGTCCGCGACTTGCGGGTAAACGGCGCGTTTTTAGGCGAGAGGGCGATTTTTGTTAAGACAAGTTATAACGCCACTCGTGATTCGTGCAAATCCTACCTCGGAACAATTTGGGCAGACGAAATCATTGACTTGCCCGATGTCGACACAAGCGGTCCAGCGAGATTCGGAATTAAAATCCAAATTGAACCGTAAAAAAGGAGGTAAAAAATGAAAAGCATTCTCGTGATATTTTTTCTTGGTTGTTTCGCGGCGTGCGCTTATCAGTCGCCACCAATCATATACAAATCGCAAAACCCGAGGATTGTTATTAAAGAAATTCCTACAGGCGAAAAAGCAGAACAGAAGGAAGAATTTTTTGAGACATCTTATGTTTATCCAGACCTAACGAGGGGATGTATAGAAAATCAGGCGTTCCCGTATATTCCGAAGGTTTTTCTAATAGCAAACGGGCAAAGAATTACCCTAATCGGACCAGAAACAGGTCCGCCAGAATTCAATCCAAACGAAATCAGAGAATTCAATCTTCCTCCCGGCGAGCACTTTCTCCACATTGAGAGATGGCAATATTTTTCCGCCTACGGAGGATGGAAAAAAATTCCAAAAACGGAAATAATTAAAGTTTCAGTCGCTCAATTTAAAGAGGACGATTTAAGCAGATGGGCGACCGAGTACTACGGCTGGCGCGTGATTGTCTATGACAAGCGCACAACCGTTTACGGTGGGTACCAATAACAGGCGATTAAGGGACAGTCCCTCGCGACGAGGGACTGTCCCTGTCATAATCTTTAGCCCTGATTTGGCAGAATAAATCAGGGCTTTTTTTATTTTCTTATTTGGCAGTTTTAAACAAAGGTGATAAAATTTAAATCCAAGGTCAGATCTCAAGTGTATAATTGAGATTATAGAATATGTCATCTTTTTCCCTTAAAATTATCGCCGTAATTACTATGGTCGCGGACCATGTCGGTTTTTTGTTCTTTCCTCATATATTATGGCTAAGAATTATAGGAAGAATTTCATTGCCAATTTTTGCGTTTCTTATAGGCGAAGGCTATGAAAAAACGAGCAATGTAAAAAAATATTTTTTTCGTCTTGCAATATTTGCCCTTATCTCTTTTGTGCCGCATTATTTCCTTTTTAAGGTCGGCAGCGCTCCGTACTCAGGAGGATTTAATATATTTTTTACGCTTACCGCTGGATTATTAGGACTAATTGCATTAAATCGATACTCTACTTTTACGGGCATAACCGCGCTAATTGGGATAGCAACAGTTGCAGAGTTGCTGCGGTTTGATTACGGAGCATACGGAGTGCTCCTTATCTGCGCTTTGCGCGGGTTTAGACGCCACAAGATTAGAGATATTGCTTTTGTTGTTATTTTAATCGCGATTTCAGTCTCATTCAAAATTCCACCTGGAACAAATTCACTGCAATATTTTTCTCTATTTGCTTTACTCCCTATTTTTTTCTACAACGGCGCTCACGGTATGCGTTTTCCCCGCATGTGGTTTTACTGGTTCTATCCGGCGCACATTCTAATTCTTATATTCTTAAAAATTTATATGTAATAATCCAATCCAATCTTCAATCGTTAACCTTTCGGCCCTGATTTGAACATCTAAACCAAGTTCAATCAGGGCTTTTTTTATTTCCTCTTTATTAATTTTTAGCTTTTCCGATAAATTATTCGCCAACTGCTTGCGCGGTCTGGAAAATCCCGCTTTAACTAAGCGGAAAAATTTTTTCATATCAATATCTTTTGGCTTGCGGATATCGCTAATTTTGACAACAGCCGAATCAACTTTTGGTTTGGGCCAAAACGATTGTTTTGGAACATCATAAAGAAGTTCAGGACGGCTATATATTTGAACGGAGACCGAGAGCAGGGTCATTTTACCTTGTGAGGCGCATATTCTCCGCGCGACTTCTCTTTGCATTAAGAAAATAATTGTTCGCGGAGGATTTTCCGATTCCAGCAATTTTCTAATAAGAAAAGAAGTTAAATAATATGGAATATTAGCGACAATTTTGTAGGGCGCGGAGATAATGGGGGCTGCCCCCGCGGCGGGGGCAGCCCCCATTATCTTCAAAATATCACCAACTATAATTTCTACATTATCCAAATCGCCCAAATTTTCTTTTAGTATCTCGGCGACTTTTTTATCTTTTTCCACGGCGATTACTTTTTTCGCTTTTTGGGCTATTTTCCTCGTCAAGGCGCCTAAGCCAGGTCCGACCTCCAGAACAATATCCTCCGAAGAAATTTCGGCCGCCTTAACCATCTGGTCAACCACTCCTTCGTCAACCAAAAAATTCTGCCCCAGGACTTTGTTGGGACGGATGTTGTATTGTTTGAGGAGTTTTTTAATATTATTTTTAGTTTTCATATCTATATTCTACCAATTCTTCCGGAATGTTGGAAATAAATCGCGAGGGCGGGTTCGCCATCGTTTGTCCATAGAGGCATCGGCGCGCGGCGAAGGTTAGATACGCCTTTTGTTTGGCTCGGGTAATTCCGACATAGCAGAGCCGCCTTTCTTCTTCTATTTGTTCGGTCGCCAGCAAACTTCTTGAATGGGGAAAAATTCCTTCTTCGCAGCCGACAATAAAAACAACGGGAAATTCCAATCCTTTAGCGCAATGGAGGGTCATTAAATTGATTATTCCCTTCTCTCGCGAGAGTTCATCCGCCCCAGTGAGCAAAATAATTTCTTCTAAAAATTGTTCTAGTCCTTTTTCTTTTTCAAGCGAATCATATTTGCCAGCAATCGTAAGGAGTTCTTGAATATTTTCCCATCGTCTCTCCCCTTCTTCCGTTGTCGGCGAAATCTTTCTGACATAATTTTCGTATTCGGTCTTGTTAATAATTATTTTAATCAATTCTGTCAGCGGTTCTTTTTGGCTCGCGTCTTTGAGTTCGTTGATTAGTTGAGCGAAATTTTTAATTTTGGCGTTTTTGCTTTCAAAAACCATGCTCGCTCTATCGGAAATTTCCTTTTGGACGGTAATTTTGCCGATGCCTCGCGGCGGAGTATTGATAACTCTTTTCAATCCAGCCAAGTCATCTGGGTTGGAGATTATTTTCAAGTAAGCCAAAATGTCTTTAACCTCTTTTCTTTCGTAAAACCTGACAGAGCCAACAATTTTATAAGGTAAGCCCGCCTTAAGAAATGCCTCTTCAATCGCGCGTGATTGGGCGTTGGTTCTGTAAAGGACAGCAAAGTCGTTTAAATTAAGCCCTTCCGCGCTCATCAATCCCACTATTTCCTCAATTAAAAAATCGCCTTCTTCTGTTTCGTTATTTGTTTGAATGATATTAATGAGCGCGCCTTCTGGATTTCTGGTCCAAAGTTTTTTTTCTTTGCGTTGAGTGTTTTTGGCAATAATGTGATGGCTCGCTTCTAAAATATTTTTAGTTGAACGATAATTTTCTTCAAGCAAGACCAATTTTGCTTCAGGATAATTCTTTTCAAAATTAAGAATATTTCTAAAATCAGCTCCGCGCCAACTATAAATACTTTGGTCAGTGTCGGCGATAAACCAAAGATTTTTGTGCTTTTCGGCAAGCATTTTTATGAGCGCGTATTGGCTAAAATTCGTGTCATGCGCCTCGTCAACCGAAAGATACTGCCATTTGTTTTGGTATTTTTCCAAAACCGATGGGTTTTCTCTCAAGAGTTTTTCGGTCAGCATAATTAAGTCGTCAAAATCAAGGGCGTTGGATTTTTTGAGCGCCGCTTGATACGCTAAATATATTTTAGCGACGGTTTTTGGAAAATATTCTCGCGCTTGTTCCGCGTAAGAGTTGGCGTCTATTAATTCATCTTTGGCGCGCGAAATCGCCGCTTGAACGGAGGCGGGTTTGAATTGGTCAGGGCTAATTTCCAAGTCCTTAATTGCTTTTTTAATTAAAGAAAGTTGATCGGTCGTGTCATAAATAACAAAATTATTTTTGTATCCCTCTTTACCGTCAAGAGAAAGTTTGCCGATGTCTCGTCTCAAAATTCTTAAACAAATAGAATGAAAAGTGCCGATAGTGGGTTCGGGGACAGTCCCCTTTCTTGGGGACTGTCCCCAGTCGTCAAGTAATTTCCTTACCCGATCCCTCATTTCTTCGGCGGCCTTGTTGGTAAAAGTAACGGCTAATATATTTTCTGGGTAAATTCCTTTTTGAATTAAATAAACAATGCGATGAGTCAGGCATCTTGTTTTACCCGAACCAGGACCCGCGATAACTAAAACCGGCCCCCTTGTCGCGGCGGCCGCCTCCCTCTGTTTTGGATTGAGAGATGATAAAATATCCATTGCTAATTTACTCAACTTCCCGCCAATTCTCGGCGCGGCGGCTGCCTCCTGGTCCGCTGGTGAAATTAACATTTTCTAAGCCCGTTTCATAACTAATAACCGCGTTGTTATCTAAAGCAATCTGGTAGGCGGTCGCTTCTCTGATTAAAATATTGTTATGCAAATGGATTAGGCCTTGCGAAGCGTAGAAAATCGCTCCCTGGGCGTTATTACTCACATCAACGGCTGGACTAGCTATATCCAAAGAATTATTAGTAGAAAGAAGCATAATAAAGCTTCCTTCTTGTCCCGAGCCCTGTAAATTGGCGTTGTTTCCCACAGTAATTCTGCCATCGCTAATAATTATTCCGCTCGTTGAGCCAAAACTATCGTCTAATTTAACTGTCGCTTTATTTCTGATAATAATATCTCCTTCCACATAAATCAATCCCGTAATGTTCAAAATAGAACTGTTGTCAATAATCATATTACCCGTAATTTTAATCGGTCCTAAAGAATCCGCTCCTCCATCAAGAAGGTAATCGCCAGAAAATGTTTCGCTCTCCGCCCCGTCGTTTTTCCAATTGTCTATTTGCTCTTGAGAAATAGGTAGGTCTTTGGCTTCAATTTCATTAGGTCCCATATCTTCAGAACTTCCGTAATCGCAATTAACAATACTGCCGCCTGAAACATAGTGGAGAACGCCCGTAATGTCAGAGTCCTGACAGGAATGCGTATAAAGATCACCTCCGACATTAACGCTGTCAATTTTGTTTCCATTAATGGCGATCGTGACTGTGTCGGTTATTTCGCTTACCCCTCCTCCGAGCGGGAGAATACTTCCATTAGAAAAAACGTTGCCTTCAACGCGGCTATTATTGCCCATAATCATTCCTCCTTCGCCGACTTGAGCGCCATAAAAGAAAGAAACATCATCGGTCGTCACAAGATAAGCAACGCTTAGTTTTCTAATTCGTCCGTCGGCGTTGCCTCGCGAAGTTATTGTTTGAGAGCCGCCGATTAAATCCGATATTTCAACAACGGTTGAATTGTTTTCTACTGATAAACTATTTGGGCTGGGAAAAAGCATTCCTTCTTTGAGGCGCAGCAAACTATCTTCAAGGCCTGATTCGGCGGCGTAATAACTTTCAATTGATTTGATTTTATCCCGCGCGCTAATCAAACTATTAAACGCTGAAAAACTTAAGCCAGAACCAACAATTAAGCCGATTGATAAAATCAGCATAATGCTTAACAACAAAGCCCCTCCTTTTTCTCGCGCGTTTATTTTTATTATTTTAGTCATTGCGTAAATTGGCTGAAGAAACCAATGTGGTTGTCGCTTGGTAAGCGATTTTTCCACTTGGGCTGTTATAGGCGGCTGATAGTTCGATTCTAATCGATTCGCCTCCGCTGGTTGTTAAACGGCTAAACGATAAATTATTTATTTTAATATTTTCCGCGGTGAGTGCTTCTGCTTCAACACCTTCTCTTTTTAAGCAAATCCGATTGTTTTCGTCTAAATAAAAATCAAGATAAGTTATTTCTTCGCCAAAAGGAGCGTTTTCAGTCGTTTTCAAAGAGAGTTGGCCTGGATGGCTGTCAAAAAAACTGGTTGATGAGTATACATCTTGAGCGCGTCTAATCTCCCAAAGCATTATTTCCATAGATCGTTGGCTATTTTCCAAAACTTCTCTGCTAATTCTAATTTTCGCTTGGACATTAATTAAATTAAAAACAAATAAAGTCAGCAAACTAACCACAATACCTAAAACGGCCACATAAATAATCAGTTCAATTAAAGTAAATCCTTTTTTGTTGTTCATTTCCAATTGGTTAGATAAGTTGTTAGATTAATTTGTTCCGTTTTTTCTCGGTTATTCCACTCAACCGTAGCCGTTATTTTTTTAGTTAGAAAATCTTCCGCGCCTAAGGAACCAATATTGTCATTCGCGTCTCTATAAACCCTTTCCAAAACAAACCAACGATCGTAAATTCCATTAATTGAACCAGGGTTAGTTGGGGTTAATGTCCATTTATTTTCCGAAATAATCGGGTAATATCTTGTTTCAAAAGACAAATTGGCGAGATTGTCCCAATTTTCGTCTCGCGCGGCGCGAACAGCTTCTATTGTTTCACTAGCTAAGCCGCTTGCTTCTATTTTCGCTTGACTCTCTTCTTGAATTTTTAGACCGAATTTGGCCAATTCCAAAAACCCCCAAAAAGCCGTAGTAATGACAGCCAAACTAACAATCACTTCAATCATACCAATCCCTTTTTGTTGTTTGTAATTTTTCATTGCGCTTTAATAGTTCCTCCGTAGACGCCGACAGAAATTTCTCCTTCGGCTGTATAGGAAATGATGTCTTTACCGTCCATGAGAACTTGCAAGGGCTTGTTATTTGTATCTTGAGCGCGGTGAACGCAGAGTGTCGTCTCAAACGCGTCTAAAAAATGCGTGTGAATGCGCAATTCTTGATTTTCTCCATTAACATCAATTGATCCCGACCAGTCAAATTCTGTCTGGTCTAAATTAAAATAGTCAGCCATAGCGATATTAACTGTTTTTTCTGGTGTATCCGGGAAATACAACGACAAAACAGAGGCGCCCTGGATGCTCCAAATTAATTCTGAATGAATGTGTCTAGTATCAGTTAATCTATTAGCGATACAGCAAGCGTCAAGAATTGTTCCTAATTCAACTTGTCCAGAAGGGTGAATATTGATGGTTTTATTTTCGTCTGGTTGGGAAATAATTCTTAATTCAACAACGCCGCCTTGTTGAGTGGTTCCGCTGATTCGTTGAAAGACAGTGCTGCTTGCCGCGCCAGTCAAATCAATATTATAGATTTCTAAACGAGATGGTAATTGATAGACCTTATTATCACCCGCTTCTTCTTGATAGACATCTCCTTTGAATAAAATATATTTATCCTGTTCAAAATGTATTCCATATTGAGAAGCGTCCTCCGAAGCCAAGGTCTTAGTTCTAGCAAGCTCAAGAATAGTTAAAATATTTTGGCTATGGTTTTGCAATTCTGTCTTTCTCTCAAAAAGACGAAACCCAACAACAGCCATGCCAATCAAAATCCCCGCAATCCCCAAAACAACCAAAACTTCAACCAGCGAAAAACCACTATTATCTACAAAATAATTTTTATTTTTTTTAATCATACGCTTCCCATCATTGAGTACATCGGCTGGATCATCGAAACGGCGAAGAAACCGACAGCGGCTCCGACAACTAACATAATAATTGGCTCAATGATTGAGGAGAGATTTTTTGTAATATTATCTATTTCTTCCTCGTAAAAATCGGCTAAATTATTTAAAATACCCGCCAAATCGCCTGTTTTCTCGCCGACGCTAGTCATTTGGATAATCATTGGCGCGTAAAGGTTTGTATAGCATGACAGGGTTTCGCTTAATTCTTTCCCCTTTTTTACTTGTTGCGCGGAAGCGATGAGGGATTCTTTGAAGTATAAATTAGATAAAGTCCCAGCCGTTATTTCCAGCGATTTTACGATCGCCACTCCGCTTTCAACCAAAGAGCTGAAATTTCGAGCGAATCTGGCGGAATTAATTTTTCTGGAAAGGGAGCCGAAAATAGGCAGATGCAAGATAATATTGTGCAGAAATTTTTTGACAGATTTAATTCTCATTGATAATCGCGCGAAAAAAATAAAAACAGATAAAAAAATAAAACTAAAAATAAGATTGTGCTGTAAAAAATTGCTCACGCCGATAATGACTCGCGTGCTGAGCGGCAATTCTATTTTCATTTCAACGAAGACCTCCGTTAGTTTCGGAACCACCACAATCATCATAATAATTCCGATGCCGATCATAGCTGCGATAATGACCGCGGGATAAATCATCGCTCCCCTAACCCTGCTAATTAAATCATGGTCTTTTTTCATCTGTTCAGCGAGGCTTCGAAGAATTTCATTGAGATTCCCGCTTGTCTCGCCGATTTTAACCATATTCACATACAAATCGTTAAAAACGCCAGAATGTTTCGCGAGCGATTCGCTAAATGATTTTCCTTGCTGAATGTCTGTCGCGACTTGGTTGATGATTTTTTTAAATTTGGGGCTTTTTGTTTGTTGCGCCAAAACATCAAGCGCTTGGTTAAGAGAGAGACCGGCTTTAATCATAATCGCGAGATTTCGGCTGAACATCATTTTTTCAACTAACGAAATGTGCCCAAATTGTTCAACAAATTTTTTAAAATTAAATCGGTCGGTCGTTTCTTCAATTTCGGCCAATTTAGCTGAAATCAAAACAAGCCCTTGTTTTCGCAAAAAGGCGGCTAATTCATAATCGTTCGCCGCTTCCGATTGACCCGCCTCGGTCTCACCCTCTTTGGTTTTAGCGGTGTAGATGTAAAGCATAATTCTATTCTTTCGTTACTCTTAGAATTTCCTCAATAGAAGTTAGACCCTGCGCTGCCTTAATCATTCCGTCTTCAAGCATCGTGAGCATTCCCTCTTTTTGGGCTTGTTCTTGAATATTATCCGCGTCGGCTTCTTTTACGATTAAGTCCTTAATCGCTTCGCTCACTTCAAGAACTTCAAAAATACCGACTCTTCCTTTGTATCCCTCGTCGTTTTTTTCCGTCTTGCCTGGACGATAAAATTCTATGTCCGTCCAGTCATAATTCGGCTTGATAATTTTTTCTTTTTTTAGAACCTTAAGAATTTTGCTCATATCAAATTCTTTTTCTAAACTTTTAATTTCATCTTGGCTTAGGGTGTATTTTTTCTTGGTTTCGGGAATAAGGCGGCGAACTAGCCGTTTGGCGATAATAATATTTGTCGTTGAAGCGATTAAAAACGGCTCGGCGCCCATATCAATCAGGCGCGGGAAAGAGCCGGCGGCGCTGTTGGTGTGCAGCGTGGAAAGAACTAAGTGGCCGGTCAAAGCGGCGTTAATCGCGAGACCTGCCGTTTCTTCGTCTCTAATTTCCCCGACTAAAATAATGTCTGGGTCCTGGCGAACTAAAGCGCGCAATCCATTGGCGAACGAAAGACCGATTTGGGGCATGACCTGCGTTTGGTTGATTCTTGGCATGCGATATTCAATTGGGTCTTCTACACTTGAGATATTAACGCCTGGTTCGTTAAGAATATCCATAATTGTGTAAAGGGCGGTTGTCTTGCCGCAACCAGTTGGTCCGGTAACTAAAATTAATCCATTTGGTTTTTTAACGCTCTGGTGAACCTTTTCCAATGCTTCGCCTCTCAACCCTAATTTTTCCAAAGTCAGACCCTTGGCGTCTTCGGGCAACAACCGCAAGACAATTTTTTCGCCGTCATAAACGGGCAGAATTGAGACCCTAAAAGATATTTTGTAATCCTTGGTTTCAATTTTGAAGCGACCATCTTGAGGTAGGCGATGTTCGTCTAATTTTAGATTTGACAAAACTTTGATGCGGGCGACAACGCCAGAAGTAATGTTTTTAGGAAGAGTCATTGCGTCATGTAAGATGCCGTCAATTCGATAGCGGACAATAACTTCTTTTTCAAGTGGTTCTATGTGAATATCCGAGGCCTGCTGTAAAATAGCATGCTTTAAAAGGGTCTCGACAATTTTAATAATCGGCATTTGTTCAGCTGCTTCCTTAAGGTCTTTGTGGCTTTCTTCTTTCCCTTTTTCAGGCAAGATGGCTATTTCGGCCTCTTTTTTAATTAAATCGCTAAACTCCGCTTTGAGCGTTTTTTGGTATTGCGCGAGAGCGTTCTTGATACTAATAGGATTAGTTAGCCGCGGTAGAATTTTAAGGTCGGATTTTTTCTTAATAAATTCAATTGTTTGAATATCCTCCGGATTTAGCATCGCTACCTCCAATTCTCTGCCTTTCTTTCTAAAAGCGATAATGTTATGTCTCCGCGCAATAGGTTCGGGGATGATTTGAAGAATTTCATCAGGGATGGTCTCTTTTTCTAAATTGACGAAAGGAATTCCCAAAATGTACGCTTCTAATCTAATTAATTGTTCTTGGGTGATTAATTTTTCTTTAACCAAAAAATGGGCCAATTGTTCTTTGGTTTCTTTTGCTTTTTTTTCGGCCTCCTTTAAATTTTCTTTAGCGATCAATCCTGCGTCAAGAATAAAGGCCTTTAATTGCGAATCTTCAACATGCATAAGTAAAATTAAAAATTTTACTTTAAAACTTCTTCTATTTTCTTAACAATCTCGCTTAGCTCATAGTTGGCCTTGAC
This genomic stretch from Patescibacteria group bacterium harbors:
- a CDS encoding SH3 domain-containing protein; its protein translation is MDRLIKRFSFLVFLALLPLVITGCAETLLATSLGVAAWQGHRIETDADAEDVAKVDIDQTETAAMAVAEEMGITISGREQEKIGEVLLIGSSPRHEKVHIILSSFSNKMTKVQARARKSKIGIPFTRNKDYTYAEEIVKAIKEKCRGGTIANKGDSDVVDAVTGATIQISNIREGPGANYKIVAVAPKGAELIFLNEEGNWLKVKLVKTGRIGYIYNTLVRPNGI
- a CDS encoding conjugal transfer protein TraX; this translates as MSSFSLKIIAVITMVADHVGFLFFPHILWLRIIGRISLPIFAFLIGEGYEKTSNVKKYFFRLAIFALISFVPHYFLFKVGSAPYSGGFNIFFTLTAGLLGLIALNRYSTFTGITALIGIATVAELLRFDYGAYGVLLICALRGFRRHKIRDIAFVVILIAISVSFKIPPGTNSLQYFSLFALLPIFFYNGAHGMRFPRMWFYWFYPAHILILIFLKIYM
- a CDS encoding type II secretion system GspH family protein, translating into MNNKKGFTLIELIIYVAVLGIVVSLLTLFVFNLINVQAKIRISREVLENSQRSMEIMLWEIRRAQDVYSSTSFFDSHPGQLSLKTTENAPFGEEITYLDFYLDENNRICLKREGVEAEALTAENIKINNLSFSRLTTSGGESIRIELSAAYNSPSGKIAYQATTTLVSSANLRND
- a CDS encoding prepilin-type N-terminal cleavage/methylation domain-containing protein codes for the protein MIKKNKNYFVDNSGFSLVEVLVVLGIAGILIGMAVVGFRLFERKTELQNHSQNILTILELARTKTLASEDASQYGIHFEQDKYILFKGDVYQEEAGDNKVYQLPSRLEIYNIDLTGAASSTVFQRISGTTQQGGVVELRIISQPDENKTINIHPSGQVELGTILDACCIANRLTDTRHIHSELIWSIQGASVLSLYFPDTPEKTVNIAMADYFNLDQTEFDWSGSIDVNGENQELRIHTHFLDAFETTLCVHRAQDTNNKPLQVLMDGKDIISYTAEGEISVGVYGGTIKAQ
- a CDS encoding UvrD-helicase domain-containing protein translates to MLISPADQEAAAAPRIGGKLSKLAMDILSSLNPKQREAAAATRGPVLVIAGPGSGKTRCLTHRIVYLIQKGIYPENILAVTFTNKAAEEMRDRVRKLLDDWGQSPRKGTVPEPTIGTFHSICLRILRRDIGKLSLDGKEGYKNNFVIYDTTDQLSLIKKAIKDLEISPDQFKPASVQAAISRAKDELIDANSYAEQAREYFPKTVAKIYLAYQAALKKSNALDFDDLIMLTEKLLRENPSVLEKYQNKWQYLSVDEAHDTNFSQYALIKMLAEKHKNLWFIADTDQSIYSWRGADFRNILNFEKNYPEAKLVLLEENYRSTKNILEASHHIIAKNTQRKEKKLWTRNPEGALINIIQTNNETEEGDFLIEEIVGLMSAEGLNLNDFAVLYRTNAQSRAIEEAFLKAGLPYKIVGSVRFYERKEVKDILAYLKIISNPDDLAGLKRVINTPPRGIGKITVQKEISDRASMVFESKNAKIKNFAQLINELKDASQKEPLTELIKIIINKTEYENYVRKISPTTEEGERRWENIQELLTIAGKYDSLEKEKGLEQFLEEIILLTGADELSREKGIINLMTLHCAKGLEFPVVFIVGCEEGIFPHSRSLLATEQIEEERRLCYVGITRAKQKAYLTFAARRCLYGQTMANPPSRFISNIPEELVEYRYEN
- a CDS encoding thrombospondin type 3 repeat-containing protein produces the protein MNQFKRKFYIIAVVLTLLAGISVGGYLVLKSKSSRANFLEQLITQNLSAESMTNDPDHDGLDDWEEKIHKTDPRNPDTDGDGYSDGEEVASGYDPLKKAPDDKLASADKSDSKKMERPDPGNLSQMLTYLIGKQMSNDSFGLPNIQDLALLEKTVEEAADENVAKALRKSSANFLSEFIPSYQKEGFEFQTTKENNLDAIRNYAGRLQDRTKDIVKCPIVSIGDDADIIQKFIETNNFEGADCLAESYLQSYQAILNEPIPLDWVDIHKKTLSVFWSMSKVYQHIPEHEKDPLKGILILKKFEETAKNLRSLIEEIVVDLESRQK
- the rsmA gene encoding ribosomal RNA small subunit methyltransferase A yields the protein MKTKNNIKKLLKQYNIRPNKVLGQNFLVDEGVVDQMVKAAEISSEDIVLEVGPGLGALTRKIAQKAKKVIAVEKDKKVAEILKENLGDLDNVEIIVGDILKIMGAAPAAGAAPIISAPYKIVANIPYYLTSFLIRKLLESENPPRTIIFLMQREVARRICASQGKMTLLSVSVQIYSRPELLYDVPKQSFWPKPKVDSAVVKISDIRKPKDIDMKKFFRLVKAGFSRPRKQLANNLSEKLKINKEEIKKALIELGLDVQIRAERLTIEDWIGLLHINF